From Streptomyces yatensis, one genomic window encodes:
- a CDS encoding DUF190 domain-containing protein, whose translation MTGEPALRLTVFIGENDTWHRRPLSAEIVHRAHRAGLAGASVFRGVEGYGSSSLIHTSRLLSLGEDLPMAIVVIDTEERVRSFLPELEEIVGDGLVVVDPVEIVHPRGRAR comes from the coding sequence GTGACCGGCGAGCCCGCGCTGCGGCTGACCGTCTTCATCGGCGAGAACGACACCTGGCATCGCAGGCCGCTGTCCGCCGAGATCGTGCACCGCGCCCATCGCGCGGGGCTCGCGGGTGCGAGCGTGTTCCGCGGCGTCGAGGGGTACGGCTCCTCGTCCCTGATCCACACCTCGCGGCTGCTGTCGCTCGGCGAGGATCTGCCCATGGCCATCGTGGTGATCGATACGGAGGAGCGGGTGCGGTCCTTCCTGCCCGAGCTGGAGGAGATCGTGGGGGACGGCCTCGTGGTCGTCGACCCGGTCGAGATCGTGCACCCCCGGGGCAGGGCCCGGTGA